ccaaattccaactttatattgtttttttttttcctcatgatactATGActcttaaaaaataacaatattttttctttatttcatctccgtgcgactaaaatgacattattttttcctcataatatcacaagtttattctcctaaaattccagctgtttttttccgttTATCATGAtggaatttatttatatatattttttacattttccaacagcaggtcttccaaagcatcttgagcacaacccacagggggcgccaTAACAGTCCTGTAGGAATGTGAAAACATGAGGACCCCCCATATGgagtacatttacagtatgtgtgtgtgagtcagcAGCTAAAGTTTAATTAGCTAAAAGCGTCACTGGCTCCCTCCTTCAAACTAATTGGATAagccctccccctcccactgCCATTAATGACGCGTGCCAACTCAGTCTATTCCTTCTTGGCAGACTTGGCTGTAAACAAAAGCGGGCTTTTTGCTAAAGTTCTTCTCTTGCTTTTAGGCTACGGGCACGCGGCGCCAGGAACGGACGCAGGCAAGGCCTTCTGCATGTTTTACGCCGTCCTGGGCATCCCCCTGACGCTGGTGATGTTCCAAAGCCTGGGCGAGCGCATGAACACATTTGTCAAGTACCTCCTGAAGCGCATCAAGAAGTGCTGCGGCATGAGCATCACCGACGTCTCCATGGAGAACATGGTGACCGTGGGCTTCTTCTCCTGCATCGGGACGCTGTGCATCGGCGCCGCCGCCTTCTCGCACTACGAGGACTGGAGCTTCTTCCAGTCGTACTATTACTGCTTCATTACGCTAACAACCATCGGCTTTGGGGACTTTGTGGCCCTCCAGAAGAACAGGGCCCTGCAGAAGAAGCCCCTCTACGTGGCCTTCAGCTTCATGTACATCCTGGTGGGCCTCACGGTCATCGGAGCCTTCCTCAACTTGGTGGTGCTCCGCTTCTTGACCATGAACAGCGAGGACGAGCGGCGGGACGCCGAGGAGCGAGCCTCCCTTGCCGGGAACCGGAACAGCATGATCATCCACATCCAGGACGAGTCCCTACAGCGAGGGCGACGACGGCACGAGCCCCACGGCGAGGAGATGACCGACCTGCACTCGGTGTGCTCCTGCATGCACTACCACTCGCACGACTTGGGATGCGCCTTCTCCCACCGGAACTCACTCAGCCCCGGTCAGTACTTTCACTCCATCTCCTACAAGATCGAGGAGATCTCGCCCAGCACGTTGAAGAACAGCTTCTTCCCCTCGCCCATCAGCTCGGTGTCGCCGGGCCTCCACAGCTTCACGGAGAAGCACCagctgatgaggaggaggaagtccATCTAGACCATCAGGAACCAATGCTGCTCCTTGCCAAATCTCATTCCAgcactttccttttttttgttttgatttgttttggttttcatgGAGAACAAACACTCCATTGGGATGCAAGCATGAAGCATGGATGTCTATTTTTCCAAGGGATTAGCAGATACGCAAACCCATCAATGAACTTTGCTCCACACTTGGGGAAATGCTATTTTTCATAACTTGAAGAAGCGTCGCACAGGATGATTTTTTTCTAcaagccatcatcatcatcatcatcatcatcatcaggccAAAACATATTAGCATGTGCTTTCTTTTTGTCTCCTGTTTGGAAGGATCATGCTGCTGTTCCTCGTGTTCTCCTCCTGTGGAGCGTTTAAACACCGCATCTCGTCCCCACGTGAGACACCCAACACGTCAATCTGGGGTGATCCTGCAGGGAAGCTAACACCTTTGCTAAAGAATCCATCACTTCTATCAAGGAGATATTGTCATGTGAAGTCCTCTTGCTACTTCAGCCCAGCAACATTCACCTTACCAGTTAAATATACCCTCATGTACGAAAACTGTAGATTTACACAACCCTTATTTCCTTTTTATATTTTCCAAAGGCCCCCAttatgtccattttttttgAGAAGCAACATAAAAATGGCCGCCCTAATTTTATACCTgctgtattttaatttatttttatcttaACGCAGCTTATGCCGCcctctttttatttacctcgtatATCGCCAAGCAAACgaaaatattgaaaaagtaTTTCCATgtataatattttaaataataaaactaaaataatactatatttaatacagtgtatatatgtattatttttattatttaataataatacattaaagtATTGATATTACCCCCTGAAGATGGcatgtgaatgtgaataaataactaaaataaccTCTTTGGAGGAGCTAAATGAATGTGCTGGTATATAAGGGaagaaaataatacatgaaaTGATCCACCtgtatgataataatgatagtatTGATTAATAAACCGCCCCCCCACGTAACTACGGTAGTTATATAACCCCTGAAAGCGAGCCTGTGGATGAAACATGGccagaaaaaatgtgtaaataataaaggctctaaagaaaaaaaaaaggaatactttgtaaaaatatataaaatataatgaataatGTCTTGCAGCAGCCTAGTGGAGAACCAAAGTATGACATTGCAACAAGAGTAGGTGAGTAtaaatgggaataaagccacCAGAGATGATGCTGATGGAAAGGAATGAAACGATGCAGAACTTTATAGGCAGTAAACATCAGCATGATCCTTTCAGTTGTTGTTAAAGAAGACTGTATTTTGCTGGAATTTACGTTTCTTTAATGTCTTGAAGAGATGAGCTTTACTCGAGTGCATCTTAACGTCCCACCTGGTCAAACTTGCCAATAATGTTTGCTCTCAGGTTTGAACCAATcgccttctccttcttctttgtTTGGCTTTGCTCCCTAAATGGACACGATGTACATATCCATGATCCTTATACGGTTTTCCAAGAAAGACTACTGAGGTGCATCATCTCGCCAGGCCAAGTCTCCTTTGTAGATATCTGAGACCATTCCGGCCTGTTTTAAAGCCCGATCTGCCTTTTCTCTCACACAGAAAGCATGGTGAAAGCATTTCAAGTGTATATTTATTacataaagtgtattgtgtgaACCGAGTAGAGCCTTTTATAAGTTGCACAAGGCTGACAGCTCCTTTCTCCACCCTTTTATTGAGATCTACCCAATCCAAAACCCACATTTCTTTGTGGAAAACTCCCATTGAGCCTCGTGTGCATCTTGCCTCGTGTCCTCACAGGGAAGACGAGCACTAGCGCTCTATTTTGACAGACAAAATGCTCAAATCTgatgtagacacacacacacacacacacacacggtgtgtGAGATAAGCCTGTTCAAGCGATGTTTCATTATGGGAACATACACTGGCTTACATGTTTGTATCAAGCTATGGAATATAAAGGCTTACCGTGATGTTGTACACATCTGCAAACGTGCCTTGAAGAAAACGGAAGTGGCACATTTCAACACGTTCATTTACACTCGTTTCGTGTATAGTTTGTACCACAAACTCAAAAAAGGAACACAGTGTATGACCTCTTCATCACCCCACGCTTACTCACATGccgctttttattttttctgttgcatggaggacgacgacgacgacttcATACCAACAAAGGATATGTCGGGTACAACAAAGGAGTAGTAGGGCCACGCTGGAAAGAAACAACGTAGTGATGGTGTGATGGGGTTTAGCAGAACAAAGTTGTCAGGTATTCCTTATTTACTCTCGTCAAATCATGAGAAGTCTCCTCCCAGTAAAGAAATACATAACACCCAACTTCattctcttgacattccaaCCTGGTAACATGAACACTTTTTTCCTGGTAAAAGTTCGGAACATTTCCAGTTCATTCGCCCAACAGTGCaactttttgactttttcccgTAAGAGTTCAGACTTCATTTGTACAACgttggacttttttctcctaacgtTCCGACTTCATCTTGCTAACCTTACAACTGCCATGTTTGTCCTGGAACATGACACCTTTTTCTTCTAAAGTTTTGTCCTCATGAAGTTCCGACTCCTATCATCGTGTCATTCCAAGTTCTTTCTCCTAACAGTTTGACTTCCTTCTTCTAACGGTGCAACTTGTTTCTCGTCATAAAACAACTTTACCCTCCGAAAATCATGGCACTGTCTTGTCAAaggttacgactttttttctcgtaaagttCCGATGTCATCTTTGGAGCATTACATCTTTTTTCCGTTACGTTATGATCTTTTGcttgtgaaattacaacttcttttgACAAAATTGTAATAATACGACATTTTCTCCTAAGCTGCaaagtttttttctcgttaagTTCAGACGTCGTCATTACAAGTTTTCTCGTAACATTCGACTTTTCAGATTTCTGTAGCAGCGCAACTTCTTTCTCGTGACAAACcgatattctcgtaaaattgtgactttttctcgtaaaaagcTGTGACCTCATATTGGCAACATTGGGCTTTTTTCTCGCGAAGATCAGACGGACTTCATCGTCAAGACAAGTCAAGTCTAACGGCGCCACTTatttcccataacattttgacgttACTCTTGTCGCCGTGCAACTTCTTTCTCGTGATGAAGCGTGATTTTACGAGGACCAGATATCCTCGTGAGGTATCCCCACTTTCTCGTAAAAGTTACGACTCCATATTTGCAACGttcaagttttttctcataaacttgcgacttcatttt
The DNA window shown above is from Dunckerocampus dactyliophorus isolate RoL2022-P2 chromosome 20, RoL_Ddac_1.1, whole genome shotgun sequence and carries:
- the kcnk9 gene encoding potassium channel subfamily K member 9, which encodes MPEDVAANRPCWITLGQQNPAGGTDSSLLMALRTGRTWFGRVLRRVSRLQGSWSRRSSSLLCLSANQEQDLGFSAYRCPSPGAHLGHRHRSAPLCASASRRGSLGFPHRARRTIPGRNTRGHEPLTRRLLVAMKRQNVRTLSLIICTFTYLLVGAAVFDALESDFEMREKEQLEAEERRLQGKYNISEDDYRKLETIIMEAEPHRAGVQWKFAGSFYFAITVITTIGYGHAAPGTDAGKAFCMFYAVLGIPLTLVMFQSLGERMNTFVKYLLKRIKKCCGMSITDVSMENMVTVGFFSCIGTLCIGAAAFSHYEDWSFFQSYYYCFITLTTIGFGDFVALQKNRALQKKPLYVAFSFMYILVGLTVIGAFLNLVVLRFLTMNSEDERRDAEERASLAGNRNSMIIHIQDESLQRGRRRHEPHGEEMTDLHSVCSCMHYHSHDLGCAFSHRNSLSPGQYFHSISYKIEEISPSTLKNSFFPSPISSVSPGLHSFTEKHQLMRRRKSI